From Topomyia yanbarensis strain Yona2022 chromosome 1, ASM3024719v1, whole genome shotgun sequence, one genomic window encodes:
- the LOC131689774 gene encoding transmembrane protease serine 2-like has translation MRSSTTTTLLSLFCQLYLSLATPPPTSTPAASTCGTTATSIRKPLIVNGASATHAGQWPWHASIWHRITRTSHVYVCGGTLLSELYVLTSAHCVTKDGNALNERLIAVQLGSSRQNLLLNGFPVQNVDVADIFVHEDFVPRTFHADLALLALGTKATVNEFVRPVCLPAADDDGRQLDGRQAVALGFGMTETGENADGLRQLWMPVVDYVTCLESNREVFGRSLSAAILCAGNTNGSTVCNGDSGGGLFTEEEGHWVIRGVTSFTAQRGWNDSSCSLKDYAAFVNVAYYGGWIRHVVANGEQDGYFNRKDPSVVTERKEPLQAKPVRGLRISEKYCKMYRRKGLLVTESLGPGHVYVFKNRSTQGLAYYLNDNFAITTAQLAINCVYGEPACETIDKRRFKQAFVHPQYRGGRDFNVALLLWPPADEPLWCLATESSGRIYFEGSQLKTNAIAAEAETWTEFDLDFFLPTKRGGVVYNERRDLVGLMHNPAGDEVVMTNILSVLDWIESIAWNNRSDVSPSRM, from the exons ATGAGGTCGTCGACGACGACAACGTTGCTATCGTTATTCTGCCAGCTGTACCTATCGCTGGCAACGCCACCGCCTACTTCGACTCCCGCAGCAAGCACCTGCGGGACAACAGCAACCAGCATCCGCAAACCGTTGATAGTGAATGGAGCCTCCGCCACCCATGCCGGCCAGTGGCCATGGCATGCTTCGATCTGGCATCGTATCACGCGAACCTCGCACGTGTACGTTTGCGGTGGGACGCTGCTGAGTGAGCTGTACGTGCTGACGTCAGCTCACTGCGTAACGAAGGATGGCAATGCCCTCAACGAACGGTTGATAGCCGTTCAGTTGGGATCGTCGCGGCAGAATTTGCTGCTGAACGGGTTTCCCGTTCAGAACGTGGATGTGGCGGATATTTTCGTACACGAGGATTTTGTACCGAGGACGTTTCACGCGGATTTGGCGCTGCTAGCGCTGGGGACTAAGGCGACTGTTAACGAATTCGTGCGACCGGTTTGTCTTCCGGCGGCGGATGATGATGGTCGGCAGTTGGATGGACGGCAAGCGGTGGCCCTTGGTTTCGGTATGACCGAAACGGGTGAAAATGCCGATGGGCTGAGACAGTTGTGGATGCCGGTTGTGGATTATGTTACCTGTTTGGAGAGTAATCGGGAGGTGTTCGGGAGGTCACTTTCGGCGGCGATTCTGTGTGCTGGGAACACAAATGGGAGTACAGTTTGTAATGGAGATAGTGGCGGGGGTTTGTTTACTGAGGAAGAAGGGCACTGGGTTATTCGAGGGGTGACTAGTTTTACGGCGCAACGGGGATGGAATGATAGCAGTTGCAGTTTGAAGGATTACGCGGCCTTTGTGAATGTGGCCTACTATGGTGGATGGATTCGGCACGTTGTGGCGAATGGTGAACAGGATGGGTACTTCAATCGGAAGGATCCGTCGGTAGTTACCGAGCGTAAGGAGCCGTTGCAGGCCAAACCGGTTCGGGGGCTCAGAATCAGCGAGAAAT ACTGCAAAATGTATCGCCGAAAGGGTTTGCTCGTCACCGAATCGCTGGGACCCGGTCAT GTATACGTGTTCAAAAATCGTAGCACCCAAGGCTTAGCCTACTATTTGAATGACAACTTCGCAATAACAACGGCTCAATTGGCCATCAACTGCGTTTATGGGGAACCTGCCTGCGAGACGATTGACAAAAGACGCTTCAAGCAGGCCTTCGTCCATCCGCAGTATCGTGGAGGAAGAGATTTCAACGTAGCTCTACTGTTGTGGCCACCCGCTGATGAACCTCTCTGGTGTTTGGCTACCGAGTCATCCGGACGGATCT ATTTCGAGGGCAGTCAGCTGAAAACAAACGCGATTGCCGCGGAAGCTGAAACCTGGACGGAGTTCGATTTGGATTTCTTTCTACCGACAAAACGGGGCGGTGTTGTCTACAACGAACGGCGGGATCTGGTCGGGTTGATGCATAACCCAGCCGGGGACGAAGTGGTGATGACCAACATCCTCTCGGTTCTGGACTGGATCGAGTCAATCGCGTGGAACAACCGGTCCGACGTTTCACCTTCGCGAATGTAA